One genomic window of Streptomyces sp. NBC_01276 includes the following:
- a CDS encoding DUF5655 domain-containing protein: MSGLKLFNTKSGVTEVAPRLAEVEADVQDLVEGHMQTMLGVRFVASEYSTGPVHGGRIDSLGIDENGAPVIVEYKRGTDAGVINQGLFYMAWLLDHRDTFRHLVRDRLGAHAAAQVLWSAPRLICVAGDFTRYDIHAVREHRHAIDLVRYRYFGSEYVGLETVASFAGRAAAPKAGSRSRGTAKAQRTGTEAGAMAELATAVDEVLLGLGEDLTKVSNQTYTAYRRMQNYACLVPPKKTKLLVYLKAGPAMVDLVPGFARDVTGLGHHGTGDLELTLQTERDLERAAGYFRESYALA; the protein is encoded by the coding sequence GTGTCGGGCCTGAAGTTGTTCAACACGAAGAGCGGTGTGACCGAGGTTGCGCCGCGTCTGGCTGAGGTCGAAGCCGATGTGCAGGACCTCGTCGAGGGGCACATGCAGACCATGCTCGGGGTCCGGTTCGTGGCGAGCGAATACAGCACCGGACCGGTTCACGGCGGACGGATCGACTCGTTGGGTATAGACGAGAACGGCGCACCGGTGATCGTCGAGTACAAGCGCGGAACCGACGCGGGAGTCATAAACCAGGGCCTCTTCTACATGGCCTGGCTGCTCGATCACCGGGACACGTTCCGGCACCTGGTCCGCGACCGGCTCGGGGCCCACGCCGCGGCCCAGGTGCTGTGGAGCGCACCGAGGCTGATCTGCGTGGCTGGCGACTTCACCCGCTACGACATCCACGCTGTCCGCGAGCACCGGCACGCCATCGACCTGGTCCGCTACCGGTACTTCGGCAGCGAGTACGTCGGCCTTGAGACGGTGGCCTCCTTCGCCGGCCGTGCCGCGGCGCCGAAGGCCGGGAGCCGGAGTCGGGGTACCGCGAAGGCGCAGCGGACCGGGACGGAGGCTGGGGCCATGGCGGAGCTGGCCACGGCGGTCGACGAGGTGCTGCTCGGGCTCGGTGAGGACCTCACGAAGGTCTCGAACCAGACCTACACCGCGTACCGACGCATGCAGAACTACGCGTGTTTGGTCCCGCCGAAGAAGACCAAGCTGCTGGTCTACCTGAAGGCCGGCCCGGCGATGGTCGACCTCGTGCCCGGCTTCGCGCGTGACGTGACGGGGCTCGGCCACCACGGCACCGGCGACCTGGAACTGACGCTCCAGACCGAGCGAGACCTGGAGCGCGCAGCCGGCTATTTCCGGGAGAGCTACGCCCTGGCGTGA
- a CDS encoding DUF317 domain-containing protein — translation MIATITGNPLYLARAALAIHGFRSTSDTTMVLARIDHDAPHYADKAAQALREDGTSVDVDPALQEEIDTEWTYGNYPMHWLTREEIREVSADAQAIHDAIAAGSLVIHLHAHDGWTNVAVGTYRGGKSIHLHGEDYLRQETMIFDSETEAIADFLRHHPVAARPGPAPPTDIERAAAAVLAVPPADRPAPTTFGPPAEQVSLSVPSYAAVPSDHEALLRDFFTKHQEWEKWRPHDETTIANHESLTLRVEFLHEALRGDDAWTIAAYESPVGERLWHATAVPTTPVEIMRTLLNSLNTDNAWSPSTNTPVTEEDLAQASRPLEDVGWHLKVGSRLIDWTVPTPEIGAAGLRFDTSVKQGDVLPAWTVWGGNTADSPTWAIRLSTHAPTAFIQDITFELAHGHGSRQPRHSTAAVPHIPTVAAPARPSASAPRPAPRR, via the coding sequence GTGATCGCCACCATCACCGGCAACCCCCTCTACCTCGCGCGCGCCGCCCTGGCCATCCATGGGTTCCGCTCGACCAGCGACACGACCATGGTTCTTGCACGCATCGACCACGACGCACCCCACTACGCCGACAAAGCAGCCCAAGCGCTCCGCGAAGACGGCACCAGCGTGGACGTCGATCCCGCGCTGCAGGAAGAGATCGACACTGAGTGGACGTACGGCAACTACCCCATGCACTGGCTGACCCGGGAAGAGATCCGCGAAGTCAGCGCCGACGCCCAGGCCATCCACGATGCCATCGCCGCCGGCAGCCTGGTCATCCACCTGCACGCTCACGACGGCTGGACCAACGTGGCAGTCGGTACCTACCGAGGGGGCAAAAGCATCCACCTGCACGGCGAGGACTACCTACGCCAAGAGACCATGATCTTCGACTCCGAGACCGAGGCCATAGCTGATTTCCTCCGTCATCACCCCGTCGCAGCACGGCCGGGACCCGCGCCGCCGACAGACATCGAGCGCGCCGCGGCCGCAGTCCTCGCCGTACCCCCCGCCGACAGGCCGGCACCGACCACGTTCGGCCCTCCGGCCGAGCAGGTCTCGCTGAGCGTTCCCTCGTACGCCGCCGTTCCCAGCGACCACGAGGCACTCCTCCGCGACTTCTTCACCAAGCACCAGGAGTGGGAGAAATGGCGCCCCCACGATGAGACCACCATCGCCAATCACGAATCCCTGACCCTGCGCGTGGAGTTCCTTCATGAAGCGCTTCGCGGCGACGACGCCTGGACGATCGCAGCGTACGAGTCCCCCGTCGGAGAGCGCCTCTGGCACGCCACCGCCGTCCCCACCACCCCCGTTGAGATCATGCGGACCCTGCTTAACAGCCTCAACACCGACAACGCCTGGAGCCCGAGCACCAACACCCCAGTGACGGAGGAAGACCTCGCTCAGGCCTCCCGCCCGCTGGAAGACGTCGGCTGGCACCTGAAGGTCGGATCCCGGCTCATCGACTGGACGGTACCCACCCCCGAAATCGGGGCGGCCGGGCTGCGTTTCGACACCTCCGTAAAGCAGGGGGACGTGCTGCCGGCCTGGACCGTCTGGGGCGGCAACACAGCCGACAGCCCCACCTGGGCCATCCGGCTCTCCACGCACGCACCCACAGCATTCATCCAGGACATCACCTTCGAACTCGCACACGGCCACGGCAGTCGACAGCCCCGCCACTCCACCGCAGCCGTGCCCCACATACCGACTGTGGCGGCTCCGGCCCGTCCCTCGGCATCAGCGCCCCGACCTGCGCCCAGACGTTGA
- a CDS encoding ATP-dependent endonuclease produces MRLTRLKVVNYARLQDLDIEVRKHLVIVGANDVGKTSLLRMLNLTLGATLGQLYQSLSRADLRDQDQPLTVEAVLAEFSDIENATFHREIDIDPISGKASLTVRLDVAPNEDDLDAVVIHRVLTGTADRRAPTRQQLDAFGWRYLPATRGTSGTQLGGPNSALQLMFDSLDMGAERAVLTQILGDFNDKLHVNESLTELRKKIAGHLAKAMPRPIAADDLAVRTAADPGTSVLEGVSMFLHRDDQYVPIAEQSDGLRQLMALTLFDLAENAANIIAVDEPELHLHPASQRTIAELFAAAGNQKIVCTHSPYVLQRFEPAQVLVVAPGGDVHQVPDAGLGAVEKLRSQWWSPRLLEALTARYVIAVEGVADRIIVEAAARALGIGLDRLGVVVFELDGADKFRHVYKMLGANGFGVHVLGLVDKAEEGIFISAFGGRPKDLIGTKVWSSDRDLEDEYCKALTGPVAGRILIDAGVCRLDGLLQACGVSREEELSDQAVAAFCRRNKTDAATAVADAMTHEHANAISSVVGILTKARELAER; encoded by the coding sequence ATGAGGCTTACTCGGTTGAAAGTCGTCAACTACGCCCGTCTGCAGGACCTGGACATCGAGGTCCGTAAGCACCTGGTCATCGTCGGAGCGAACGATGTCGGCAAGACTTCGCTCCTGCGGATGCTCAACCTCACGCTGGGCGCCACACTCGGCCAGCTGTACCAGAGCCTGTCTCGGGCGGATCTCCGCGACCAGGATCAACCCCTGACCGTGGAGGCGGTGCTGGCCGAGTTCTCCGACATCGAGAACGCGACGTTTCATCGTGAGATTGACATCGATCCCATCTCAGGCAAGGCGTCGCTGACGGTCCGTCTCGATGTGGCGCCCAACGAGGATGACCTGGACGCCGTTGTCATCCATCGGGTCCTCACGGGTACGGCGGACCGTCGCGCACCGACCCGCCAGCAACTCGACGCATTCGGCTGGCGCTACCTGCCGGCCACGCGCGGGACGAGCGGCACTCAGCTCGGTGGACCAAACAGCGCCCTACAGTTGATGTTCGACAGCCTCGACATGGGCGCGGAGAGAGCCGTACTCACCCAGATCCTCGGTGACTTCAACGACAAGCTCCACGTCAACGAGAGCCTGACCGAACTCCGCAAGAAGATTGCAGGGCACCTGGCCAAAGCCATGCCACGCCCGATCGCTGCCGACGACCTGGCCGTGCGCACCGCAGCTGACCCGGGTACGTCTGTGCTGGAGGGCGTCTCGATGTTCCTCCACCGCGATGACCAATACGTACCGATCGCCGAGCAGTCAGATGGTCTGCGCCAGCTGATGGCGCTCACCCTGTTCGACCTTGCCGAGAACGCCGCGAACATCATCGCGGTCGACGAGCCGGAGCTCCACCTCCATCCTGCTAGCCAGCGGACCATCGCCGAGCTGTTCGCCGCGGCAGGGAACCAGAAGATTGTCTGCACGCACTCGCCTTATGTCCTGCAGCGGTTCGAGCCGGCACAGGTTCTGGTCGTCGCCCCCGGCGGGGACGTGCATCAGGTCCCGGATGCTGGCCTGGGTGCGGTGGAGAAGCTCCGCTCCCAGTGGTGGTCTCCGCGCCTGCTCGAAGCGTTGACCGCCCGCTATGTCATCGCGGTGGAAGGTGTTGCCGACAGGATCATTGTCGAAGCGGCAGCCCGAGCACTCGGCATCGGGCTCGATCGTCTCGGCGTCGTCGTCTTCGAGCTGGACGGGGCGGACAAATTCCGACACGTCTACAAGATGCTCGGCGCGAACGGCTTCGGCGTACATGTCCTCGGACTCGTAGACAAAGCCGAGGAGGGCATCTTTATTAGTGCTTTCGGGGGCCGGCCCAAGGACCTAATCGGAACGAAGGTCTGGTCTAGCGACCGCGACCTGGAAGATGAGTACTGCAAGGCACTGACCGGGCCTGTCGCCGGCCGCATCCTCATCGATGCGGGTGTGTGTCGACTCGATGGGCTGCTCCAGGCGTGCGGCGTCTCCCGCGAGGAGGAGCTTAGTGACCAGGCCGTCGCGGCCTTCTGCCGCAGGAACAAGACCGATGCGGCCACCGCCGTCGCAGACGCGATGACCCACGAACACGCAAATGCGATCAGCAGCGTCGTCGGAATCCTCACCAAGGCCAGGGAACTGGCTGAGCGATGA
- a CDS encoding DEAD/DEAH box helicase, whose translation MHVATSNVWARQITLSRNVVRQLLVPAGTLDVVETATGLEVASVQGRWPAIRPGGREPERMTAVVPAVKTTGRLGWIGDTALHSPQTVLASFVDGIGFRDHTEPHALRRPQIGAMHSVIGYWASGLTAPGIVVMPTGTGKTETMLALLVAARPERLLVLVPTAALRDQIAAKFESLGILHTHQIVAPGVMRPVVGKLQHGFHNAADAAAFSSACNVVVATPHALQACEPESRDVFLAAFSHLVVDEAHHAPAPTWSRVVEAFTDRRVLLFTATPYREDGRPVPGRTIFRFPLREAQRDGYFTPINYRAVLSLEDTDQELAKLAVGQLREDRDAGLDHIVMVRARSIARAKELGNLYQALAPDLNPTILHENVAVRARRAALTALADRSSRIVICVDMLGEGFDLPALKIAALHDVKKSLSPMIQFIGRFTRSTSVGSTIGTASVFVARDPSVALSPLRELLREDADWDTILHDITERATASVEELSDFEASFPDTPEEVSVTVLEPKMSAIAHRAPDRTWTPERALAVYGEGRVLDSTIAVNTTSTVAWFVVENRSEVRWGAPRALEQVTYELIVMYFSRSRGLLYIHGSNNTGDYRELAQAVLGVDSRPVTGMPTFRVLGHMERLIPTNVGLLDSRDHFNRFSMHVGSDVYEALTTADRQGKSQTHIAASGFRNGERTTISAALSGRFWSMQTAPNLKAWTDWCDDQGAKVIDTSIDLASVMEGFIFPEDLTERPEGILIAAEWPWSMFTGNGPGPQISFAGITCAAVDVALEVADHSSTGPFRIRLTTPAGQIAYSADFTDNGLTYAPDELDGRVRSGIHEYSLEEWLNRNKPTLFLAGDKMITAEDRLLAPRKNLDPFDRRRLAPLNWAGVDIKKESQTATREPDSIQAYVSSHLQQSQEFDVLIDDDRAREAADLVGIKIDGDELVVTLVHCKYSSEPTPGGRVADLYELCGQAVRGAKWRQNHLGPLLNHLDRRARNFLARTGVSPFEVGSIEALYRIREIAPQLRPRLHTVLAQPGLSASVCTEENLRLLAGAETYVHALTRGTFTVYCSA comes from the coding sequence GTGCACGTCGCGACCAGCAATGTGTGGGCCCGGCAGATCACCCTCAGCCGCAATGTGGTGCGGCAACTACTCGTGCCAGCAGGCACTTTGGATGTGGTGGAGACCGCTACCGGATTGGAGGTGGCAAGCGTCCAGGGAAGATGGCCGGCAATACGACCCGGAGGCAGAGAGCCAGAGCGGATGACGGCTGTTGTACCCGCCGTCAAAACAACCGGGCGTCTGGGCTGGATCGGCGACACGGCGCTTCACTCGCCGCAGACGGTGCTGGCCTCGTTCGTCGACGGCATAGGCTTCCGCGACCACACCGAACCGCACGCGCTCCGGCGCCCCCAGATCGGTGCGATGCACTCGGTGATCGGCTACTGGGCCTCAGGGTTGACCGCCCCGGGAATCGTGGTGATGCCCACCGGGACGGGCAAAACGGAGACCATGCTCGCCCTGCTCGTGGCAGCCCGACCCGAGCGTCTGCTGGTGCTGGTGCCGACTGCGGCGCTACGTGATCAAATCGCGGCGAAGTTCGAGTCACTCGGCATCCTGCACACACACCAGATTGTCGCTCCGGGCGTGATGCGGCCCGTGGTCGGAAAGCTCCAGCACGGCTTCCACAACGCCGCCGATGCTGCGGCATTCTCCTCTGCCTGCAACGTGGTGGTCGCGACCCCGCACGCCCTTCAGGCCTGCGAGCCGGAGTCTCGCGACGTGTTCCTGGCCGCGTTCAGTCACCTGGTGGTCGACGAGGCCCATCACGCGCCGGCGCCCACCTGGTCGCGCGTAGTCGAGGCCTTCACCGACCGGCGCGTCCTACTGTTCACCGCCACTCCCTACAGAGAGGACGGGCGCCCTGTGCCCGGGCGGACGATCTTTCGGTTCCCATTGCGGGAAGCGCAAAGGGACGGATACTTCACTCCGATCAACTACCGAGCCGTACTCAGTCTGGAGGACACTGACCAAGAACTTGCGAAGCTGGCGGTAGGACAGCTACGGGAGGACCGGGACGCCGGCCTCGATCACATCGTGATGGTGCGGGCGAGGAGTATTGCGCGGGCCAAAGAGCTGGGCAATCTCTATCAGGCCCTCGCACCGGACCTGAATCCGACGATTCTGCACGAGAATGTGGCGGTCCGAGCACGGCGTGCTGCATTGACCGCTCTGGCAGATCGGTCGTCCCGGATCGTGATATGCGTCGACATGCTCGGTGAAGGCTTCGATTTGCCAGCCCTGAAGATCGCCGCGCTGCACGACGTGAAGAAGAGCCTGAGCCCGATGATCCAGTTCATCGGACGTTTCACCCGGTCCACTTCCGTGGGCTCGACGATCGGAACGGCCTCGGTGTTCGTGGCCCGTGATCCGTCGGTAGCACTGTCGCCGCTGCGTGAACTGCTGCGCGAGGACGCCGACTGGGACACGATCCTGCATGACATCACCGAACGCGCCACGGCCAGCGTGGAGGAGCTCAGCGACTTCGAGGCTTCGTTCCCCGACACGCCGGAAGAGGTGTCGGTCACGGTGCTGGAACCCAAGATGAGCGCCATCGCTCACCGTGCTCCCGATCGCACCTGGACTCCCGAACGAGCGTTGGCGGTCTACGGCGAAGGCCGGGTACTGGACAGCACCATCGCGGTCAACACCACGTCCACCGTTGCCTGGTTCGTGGTGGAGAACCGAAGCGAAGTGCGCTGGGGAGCCCCGCGGGCCCTGGAGCAGGTCACCTACGAGCTGATCGTCATGTACTTCAGCCGGTCCCGAGGCCTGCTCTACATCCATGGCTCGAACAACACCGGTGACTACCGGGAACTCGCCCAGGCCGTCCTGGGAGTGGACTCCCGGCCGGTCACAGGTATGCCTACCTTCCGTGTGCTGGGTCACATGGAGCGCTTGATCCCCACCAACGTGGGTCTGCTGGATTCACGGGACCACTTCAACCGGTTCTCCATGCACGTCGGAAGCGACGTATACGAAGCACTGACTACCGCCGACCGGCAGGGCAAGAGTCAGACCCACATCGCCGCCTCCGGATTCCGCAACGGCGAGAGGACCACTATCAGCGCCGCCCTGTCGGGGCGGTTCTGGTCGATGCAGACCGCCCCCAACCTCAAGGCCTGGACCGACTGGTGTGACGATCAGGGAGCCAAGGTCATCGACACCAGCATCGACCTGGCCAGCGTCATGGAAGGGTTCATCTTCCCCGAGGACCTCACCGAACGTCCCGAGGGCATTCTCATCGCTGCCGAATGGCCCTGGTCCATGTTCACCGGCAATGGGCCCGGCCCGCAGATCTCATTCGCGGGCATCACCTGCGCCGCCGTCGATGTCGCGCTGGAGGTCGCGGACCACTCCTCTACCGGCCCCTTCCGGATCCGACTCACCACACCTGCCGGGCAGATCGCCTACAGTGCAGACTTCACCGACAACGGACTGACTTACGCTCCCGACGAGTTGGACGGGCGGGTCCGCTCGGGAATCCACGAGTATTCGCTTGAGGAATGGCTCAATCGGAACAAGCCCACTCTGTTCCTGGCGGGCGACAAGATGATCACCGCCGAGGACAGGCTGCTCGCTCCACGCAAGAACCTCGATCCCTTCGACCGCAGACGACTCGCCCCACTCAACTGGGCCGGAGTGGACATCAAGAAGGAATCGCAGACCGCTACGCGCGAACCCGACTCCATCCAGGCCTACGTCTCCTCCCACCTGCAGCAGTCGCAGGAATTCGACGTCCTCATCGACGACGACCGTGCTCGAGAAGCAGCCGACCTAGTCGGAATCAAGATCGACGGCGACGAACTCGTCGTCACCCTGGTGCACTGCAAATACTCCTCCGAGCCGACCCCTGGCGGCCGGGTGGCTGACTTGTACGAACTGTGCGGCCAAGCCGTCCGCGGAGCGAAGTGGCGGCAGAACCACCTCGGCCCGCTCCTGAACCATCTGGACCGACGCGCAAGAAACTTCCTCGCCCGAACCGGAGTCTCACCCTTCGAGGTTGGCAGCATCGAGGCGCTCTACCGGATCCGGGAAATTGCACCTCAGTTGCGGCCTCGGCTCCACACCGTGCTCGCCCAGCCCGGACTGTCCGCATCTGTATGCACCGAAGAAAACCTGCGGCTGCTGGCCGGCGCCGAGACCTACGTCCACGCCCTCACCCGGGGTACGTTCACCGTGTACTGCAGCGCCTGA
- a CDS encoding CU044_2847 family protein, with translation MKSGEGSREHSAFTDFFRRAPVKVDEGTLSLSKMQESFTRIEQQVQFLMNDRKSDDRFGIEEVTVRLGLSAKGGLAFIAEASIEASMEVKFKRR, from the coding sequence GTGAAGTCCGGGGAGGGCTCAAGAGAGCATTCCGCATTTACCGACTTCTTTCGGCGCGCGCCCGTCAAGGTGGACGAGGGCACCCTAAGCCTGTCCAAGATGCAAGAAAGCTTCACGAGAATCGAACAGCAGGTTCAATTTCTAATGAATGACAGGAAATCCGACGACAGATTTGGGATCGAAGAGGTGACAGTTAGGTTGGGGCTCTCCGCCAAGGGTGGTTTGGCGTTCATCGCTGAAGCCAGTATCGAAGCATCGATGGAAGTGAAGTTCAAGCGCCGGTAG
- a CDS encoding gamma-glutamyltransferase, which produces MADVPPLLYTDSVDIPVKFRDSPSARPFKQWRTSKPSPWPSTAAFPAANGWYLPTTTWREILKAATEVGRDITPNLLRTPQLARGELVAGVAPLYAYLGTHSVDTKHSLPGSKGRRLTVNPVYEYGTERSAKNALGYRLGMTMAEWATRSLMGLGQTLHIEDGGPIPALRNKFVSTSAKLPDLWGLHEQENLYWMIEAKGGNVRSPRLWEGWKQLQGGSKILHEYAHRRILVGASVQPQGDLFLTIDHDHHPGKPPLPPTVSTTSPQLLGSPEDHLGDSDDALMGTARAQMLVYLALSGAQPSRLKTVALPADRTNRRRSARGVTTPLERDTDAHAMRSDLRAEFADDSQPGRREYARALGLDDFLTYRVPGTELRLGMSRQLFAACAQLHREDQVIAERTPGMRAEDVRADEPASEEAEERRRHTQRRVFRERQEEQRARIEPRVRAAFEDGRDRPWRELLHTQNDPRLDLDEGPGLLEAATAETYLAIREDDLPHHER; this is translated from the coding sequence TTGGCTGACGTCCCACCTCTTCTGTACACCGACAGCGTCGACATACCAGTGAAGTTCCGCGACAGTCCATCGGCTCGACCCTTCAAGCAGTGGCGAACCTCAAAGCCGTCCCCTTGGCCCTCGACCGCCGCCTTCCCGGCGGCGAACGGCTGGTACCTGCCCACCACCACCTGGCGCGAGATCCTCAAGGCCGCCACCGAGGTGGGCCGCGACATCACCCCCAACCTGCTGCGGACACCCCAGCTGGCCCGCGGTGAACTCGTCGCCGGCGTCGCCCCTTTGTACGCCTACCTCGGCACCCACAGCGTCGACACCAAGCACTCCCTGCCGGGCAGCAAGGGCCGTCGCCTGACCGTCAACCCGGTCTACGAGTACGGCACCGAGCGCTCCGCGAAGAACGCCCTCGGCTACCGCCTGGGCATGACCATGGCCGAGTGGGCGACCCGCTCACTGATGGGGCTGGGCCAGACCCTGCACATCGAGGACGGCGGCCCCATTCCCGCCCTCCGCAACAAGTTCGTCAGCACCTCCGCGAAGCTCCCGGACCTTTGGGGTCTGCACGAGCAGGAGAACCTGTACTGGATGATCGAAGCCAAGGGCGGGAACGTCCGCAGCCCCCGCCTCTGGGAAGGCTGGAAGCAGCTCCAGGGTGGCAGCAAGATCCTCCACGAATACGCCCACCGGCGGATCCTCGTGGGAGCCAGCGTCCAGCCCCAGGGCGACCTGTTCCTCACCATCGACCACGACCACCACCCCGGCAAACCGCCGCTCCCTCCCACCGTCAGCACCACCAGTCCCCAGCTACTGGGGTCCCCCGAGGACCATCTCGGCGACAGCGACGACGCCCTCATGGGCACGGCACGCGCCCAGATGCTGGTCTACCTCGCGCTCAGCGGCGCCCAGCCCTCCCGGCTCAAGACCGTGGCCCTGCCCGCCGACCGCACGAACCGCCGGAGAAGCGCCCGCGGCGTCACCACGCCCCTGGAGCGTGACACGGACGCCCACGCCATGCGCAGCGATCTCCGTGCCGAATTCGCCGACGATTCCCAGCCCGGCCGCCGGGAGTACGCCCGAGCCCTTGGCCTCGACGACTTCCTGACCTACCGTGTGCCCGGCACCGAACTGCGCCTGGGCATGTCCCGGCAGCTCTTCGCCGCCTGCGCCCAACTTCACCGCGAGGACCAGGTCATCGCCGAGCGGACTCCGGGCATGCGGGCTGAAGACGTTCGGGCCGACGAGCCCGCCAGCGAGGAAGCGGAGGAGCGCCGGCGCCACACCCAGCGCAGAGTCTTCCGCGAACGGCAGGAGGAACAGCGCGCCCGGATCGAGCCCCGCGTCCGTGCGGCCTTCGAGGACGGCAGGGACCGCCCCTGGCGAGAACTACTCCATACCCAGAACGACCCGCGGCTCGACCTCGACGAAGGCCCCGGCCTACTCGAAGCCGCGACAGCCGAGACTTACCTCGCCATCCGCGAAGACGACCTCCCCCACCACGAACGATGA
- a CDS encoding UvrD-helicase domain-containing protein produces MNQDTGPDPAYSPEANLLAIAPPGCGKTELLARRAVHLLGGLQPHQRILALTFSNRAKQNLRERLLRTLGPQRFSHHVRVTNFHGHAAEIVRAHGRTLGLDPNTPMPGRSTLADAISVFTKGLDVGPAINRRKGIEAALSVAKQGPYDDAEVHNALAASGNTFAQQIEAERLEVGIFHYEDLLRHAQRLLRVEKIARLYQLHYGAVLVDEFQDMSPQQLEIALATSSTSRTFVGDPLQGIFSWAGARPAEVERELREICGEPRRLTLSYRSSPAVLDVVNHVAARLDEVTDLRSVQPDAWPQGGAAAAASFNSGTEEAGWIVDRATDILSAFPKSTIGVITRSRWRRKYVDAAFSGAVHLRSQRWDLAIENNTMVQRLVATVAQLPRQADLVTLRETMLDGIDPNDVDTMEQATNALAEFEDLANQAGSLAAAAAQLRIVDEGSAIEPGVHLLNAHTGKGQQFDWVFVPGFEGWHIPDGQADTAEQLAEELRVVLVMVSRARHGIVITRAQSLISNAGRPYSTRESLWWPMIVEACPMNASIVAQHISELQAQPVHPDRSVPAPSRMSGR; encoded by the coding sequence ATGAATCAGGACACAGGACCGGACCCGGCCTACAGCCCTGAGGCAAACCTGCTGGCAATCGCGCCACCGGGCTGCGGCAAGACGGAGCTGCTCGCCCGGCGCGCGGTTCACCTGCTCGGCGGGCTACAGCCCCACCAACGCATCCTCGCGCTGACGTTCTCCAACCGCGCGAAGCAGAACCTGCGTGAGCGCCTTCTTCGTACTCTGGGTCCCCAGCGGTTCTCACATCACGTCCGAGTCACCAACTTCCACGGGCATGCCGCCGAGATCGTCCGCGCCCACGGCCGAACTCTCGGTCTCGATCCGAACACTCCGATGCCTGGCCGCTCAACCCTCGCCGACGCGATCTCCGTCTTCACCAAGGGCCTGGACGTCGGCCCCGCCATCAACCGGAGGAAGGGCATCGAAGCGGCCCTGTCCGTAGCCAAGCAGGGCCCATACGATGACGCCGAGGTGCACAACGCCCTCGCCGCCAGCGGTAACACCTTCGCCCAGCAGATCGAGGCCGAGCGCCTCGAAGTTGGGATCTTCCACTACGAGGATCTACTCCGGCACGCGCAACGGCTACTCAGGGTCGAGAAGATCGCCCGCCTGTACCAGCTGCACTACGGTGCGGTTCTGGTCGATGAGTTCCAGGACATGTCACCTCAGCAGCTCGAAATCGCCCTCGCGACCAGCTCGACTAGCCGGACCTTCGTCGGTGACCCCCTCCAGGGGATCTTCAGCTGGGCCGGCGCGAGGCCGGCCGAGGTGGAACGGGAGTTGAGGGAAATCTGCGGCGAACCACGTCGGCTCACCCTCTCCTATCGGTCCTCCCCTGCCGTGCTCGATGTCGTGAACCATGTCGCAGCCCGACTCGACGAAGTCACGGATCTCCGGTCAGTTCAGCCTGATGCCTGGCCCCAAGGTGGGGCCGCTGCCGCGGCGAGTTTCAACAGCGGCACCGAGGAGGCAGGGTGGATCGTGGACCGGGCAACCGACATCCTCTCCGCCTTCCCCAAGTCGACCATCGGCGTCATCACCCGGTCCCGGTGGCGCCGCAAGTACGTGGACGCGGCGTTCTCGGGAGCGGTCCACCTCCGGAGCCAGCGCTGGGACCTCGCAATCGAGAACAACACCATGGTCCAGCGGTTGGTGGCCACGGTTGCCCAGCTGCCGCGCCAAGCAGACCTTGTGACGCTGCGGGAGACCATGCTGGACGGCATCGATCCGAATGATGTCGACACGATGGAACAGGCGACGAACGCCCTAGCGGAGTTCGAGGACCTGGCCAACCAGGCAGGATCTCTCGCCGCGGCAGCGGCCCAACTCCGCATCGTGGACGAGGGCTCGGCAATCGAGCCGGGCGTCCACTTGCTCAACGCCCACACAGGAAAGGGCCAACAGTTCGACTGGGTATTCGTACCCGGCTTCGAGGGCTGGCACATCCCAGATGGTCAGGCCGACACCGCCGAGCAACTGGCAGAAGAGCTCCGCGTGGTCCTCGTCATGGTCTCCAGAGCACGCCACGGAATCGTCATCACCCGCGCGCAGTCCCTCATCTCCAACGCCGGCAGACCCTACTCCACACGCGAGAGCCTGTGGTGGCCCATGATCGTCGAGGCTTGCCCGATGAACGCCAGTATCGTCGCCCAGCACATCTCCGAACTGCAGGCCCAACCGGTGCACCCGGATCGGTCCGTGCCCGCACCATCGCGCATGTCAGGCCGGTAA